Genomic window (Nitrospirota bacterium):
CTTGTGGCCCTCAGGTCTTTTGCACAGTACCTTGCAATGTCGGTATATCTTTTGTTATCGAAAAGCCCCTTGACCTCATAGCCCGTAATCTCCGACTTTGGGCTTTCTATGCCGAATGTCTTACACCACATATCGAGGTTAAACTTTCTTTTTACTGCTCCGAAAAATGTAAGCTGGTCAAGGAGGTCTATATGAGGGCCGCTATACCTGTTGGGCATAAGGTCTCTTAATGGCTTTATCTTATGAACCGCAGAGCGTACGAGTATGAATGGGCAGTCAAATGCCCTTCCATTGAATGTTATGAACGCCTTGCATGACTTTACTGCTCCCCAGAATTTAGTCAGGATGTCTTTTTCAGAGCATATTTCATACCTTATGCCGTCTTCTTCGAATGGTAAAAGAAGCTCATCTGCCTGAAAGTAAACCGCACCCTTTTGGGTCTCGGGATTAAGCATTCCAATGGCAATTATCTCGCCTGTGAGGGGATAAAAAGAAAGGCTTTCCTTGACCTCTTGAATTTCCCTTTCGGTCTCTGCCCATCTGAGAAGATATTCCCTCGTGGCGTCATCGAGTGAGTCAAAGTCCTTGCCAACTGTCTCTATGTCAAAGATGACCCTTGTCACTGACTTCAGGCTATTTTGCCAAGCCCTTAAAGACATGCCATGTCTTAAGGATGTCTATTGCCCTTTGAAGCTGGGTGTCGTCTTTCTCTTGCACCTCTGTTAAGATTGCCTTTTCAGGCTCTTCCTCGTCTGTGTCTTCCTTTTCGTTTTTCAGATGCCTGTCAAGGTCTTTTTCCCTCATAATTGGATGTTCTTTTTCGCCGTTTTTTGCCTCGAGCTTTACCACTATGTCA
Coding sequences:
- a CDS encoding ribonuclease H-like domain-containing protein; translated protein: MSLRAWQNSLKSVTRVIFDIETVGKDFDSLDDATREYLLRWAETEREIQEVKESLSFYPLTGEIIAIGMLNPETQKGAVYFQADELLLPFEEDGIRYEICSEKDILTKFWGAVKSCKAFITFNGRAFDCPFILVRSAVHKIKPLRDLMPNRYSGPHIDLLDQLTFFGAVKRKFNLDMWCKTFGIESPKSEITGYEVKGLFDNKRYTDIARYCAKDLRATRELLYRWENYIKFSA